In Phycisphaerae bacterium, the DNA window GCCCAGGTGCTCGCCACGACAGGGTGCCGCCTTGTTGCCGTGGGACGGAATCCCCGGACCCTTGAGCTGTGCGAAAAGAAAGGGGTTCAGGCGGTTCCCGTGGCCGACCTCGAACCGCGGCACGACCAGGACGTTGTCGTGGAGTGCAGCGGGTCCCCCGAAGGTCTGGAGATTGCCATGCATCTCGTGCGTCCTCGGGGAACGATCGTGCTCAAGAGCACCTGCGCCGAACCCGCTACGATCAACCTGGCTCCGCTGGTGGTGAACGAAATCCGCCTGATGGGCAGCCGCTGTGGTCCCTTCCCCGAGGCTATCAATGCCTTGGCGCGGCAGGCGGTCGACGTCCGCTCGATGGTATCGCGAACGGTGCCCATCGAGCAGACAGCGGAGGCGTTCGCCGCGGCGGAGGATCCTCGAAACGTGAAGATATTGTTGAAGATCAATCCCCGTTAACGGTCTTCGGCCCCGGACATGCGCTGGTTCGTTCGACATGATCTGGACGGCTTCTTCGGGCTCTTTGTCGATAACCTCGTTCAGCTCTTGCTGATCGTTGCGCTGTGTGGCGGGCTGTGCGGGATGAACGGCGACAATGTCCACTACCTGTACGCCCGCATCCTGCCCGGGGCAGCGATTTCCATCCTGTTCGGAAATATCTTTTACTCCTGGCAGGCGCTTCGGCTGGCCCGACGCGAGGGGCGTGACAATGTCACGGCCCTGCCCTACGGCATCAATACGCCCTCGCTGCTCGTGTACGTATTCTTCGTTCTGGTCCCCGTGTACCACGCGACGGGAGACGTAGATTTAACCTGGCGGATGGGCCTTCTGGCGTGCCTAGGGAGCGGAATCATCGAATTCCTCGGCGCGCTTGTCGCCGAACGGGTCCGATTGCGTACGCCTCGGGCGGCGCTGCTCTCCACATTGGCAGGCATCGCCATTGGCTTTATTTCCATGACATTCATGCTGCGCATCTGGTCGAGCCCACTGGTGGCCCTGGTGCCGACCGCCATCGTCCTGATCACCTATTTCAGTACAGTGCGACTGCCCCTGGGATTACCGGGCGGGCTCGTGGCCATTGTGGCCGGAACGCTGCTGGCGTGGTTATTGCCGGGCTCGTGGAGCGGCCAGCCGATGTCCGTCTCGGGGATTGAGGCCGCGTGGAACTCGGCCGGTCCGGTCTTGCCCGGCTGGTACGGCGGGGCGCTGCTGAACACCTTGCGCCTGCCGGCGTCCGAGTGGCTGGGATTCCTGTCGGTGATCGTACCGATGGGGCTGTTCAACGTCATCGGAAGCCTTCAGAACATTGAATCGGCCGAGGCAAGCGGCGATCGCTACGACACCCGTGCTTCACTATCCATCAACGGCGTCGGCACGATCCTGGCCGCGTGCCTTGGAAGCTGCTTTCCCACCACGATCTACATCGGACATCCCGGCTGGAAGGGGCTCGGAGCACGGGCCGGATACTCCACCCTCAATGGCGTGGTCATCGCGGCGATCTGCCTGACGGGCACGGTCGCCCTGGTCAACAGCATCATTCCTATCGAGGCAGGCATGGCCATCGTGTTGTGGATCGGCGTGGTCATCACCGCGCAAGCGTTCCAGGCGACGCCCCGCGAGCACGCACCGGCCGTGGCCATCGGACTGTTTCCGGCGATCGCCGCCTGGGGGGCAACGGTGTTGTATGGCGCGTTCGCTGCAGCCGGTGGTACCACGCTTCAGTCGCTACTGACGGGAAGCAACGGCGCGGAAGTCTCGGGATTCGCGATCCACGGGCTGATCGTCATGGAGCGGGGCTACATCTTCACCTGCATGATCCTCGCCGCGCTGTCGGCCTGCCTGATCGACGGAAAGCTCATCCATGCGGCGGTGTGGGCGCTATTGGGCGCGGCCGCGACAATCCTGGGATTGGCGCACACGTATCAGCTCAGCGGGAACGCGGTGGCCTTTCTGCTCGTCGGGATCGAGCCCGCAGCAGAGGCATTCTTCTATCGCGGTTACGACTTGGTTGTTGGGTACACGCTGGTGGCGGCGGTGTTTGTGGGGGTGAGGATCTGCAATAGGGGCAGCAGGCAACGGGAAGCAAGACTGTAGGGCGGGCTGCGCCCGCCCTACGCAGGTCAGGCGCGCGACAACACAATCTCCAACTCCCCTTCGTCGATCTTCACATTTGTCTGCCCCAGCGGATTGGGAAACGCTTCGCGCGTTTGGGTCAATTCCACCGCCAGCGTTTCGCGGGCTATGTAATCGCCACAGGCGTCGATCGCGGCGCGGATCTCGGGCGACTCGGTGACGATGCTCAACTGTATGCGGTCGGCGATGTCCAGGCCGCTGTCCTTGCGCAGGTTCTGCACGTTGCGGATCACGTCGCGGGCGATGCCCTCGTAGCGAAGCTCGGTCGTCACGCGGCGGTCGATGAGCACGGTCGTCGCGCCGTCGCTCGCCCCGGCCCAGTCGTCGCCGTAGGACTTTCGGATCGTGAAGTCTTCCGACGCGAGCGGAACGGCATTGCCGTCAA includes these proteins:
- a CDS encoding NCS2 family permease, with protein sequence MRWFVRHDLDGFFGLFVDNLVQLLLIVALCGGLCGMNGDNVHYLYARILPGAAISILFGNIFYSWQALRLARREGRDNVTALPYGINTPSLLVYVFFVLVPVYHATGDVDLTWRMGLLACLGSGIIEFLGALVAERVRLRTPRAALLSTLAGIAIGFISMTFMLRIWSSPLVALVPTAIVLITYFSTVRLPLGLPGGLVAIVAGTLLAWLLPGSWSGQPMSVSGIEAAWNSAGPVLPGWYGGALLNTLRLPASEWLGFLSVIVPMGLFNVIGSLQNIESAEASGDRYDTRASLSINGVGTILAACLGSCFPTTIYIGHPGWKGLGARAGYSTLNGVVIAAICLTGTVALVNSIIPIEAGMAIVLWIGVVITAQAFQATPREHAPAVAIGLFPAIAAWGATVLYGAFAAAGGTTLQSLLTGSNGAEVSGFAIHGLIVMERGYIFTCMILAALSACLIDGKLIHAAVWALLGAAATILGLAHTYQLSGNAVAFLLVGIEPAAEAFFYRGYDLVVGYTLVAAVFVGVRICNRGSRQREARL